A stretch of DNA from Nitrospira sp. KM1:
AATCTGATCGCAAAGCGCGGATTCGAGATGGGGATGGAATCGGCCGGTCAGCACCAAGGGCATGGTCGGACATTTTACCCGGTCTCCGGCCCCAAAAGCTCACCGTTGCAATCCACGCAGGCCCAGTCTCCATCGATGAAGGACATGGGGTCTCCGCAGATCGGACAATCGGGGGGTTCACGATTGATCCGTGGAAGGATCGGCAACTCGATGTCATCTTCATCGATCATACGGTCTTGACCTCAGGGAATCGAATGGCAGCCGGAGGCTACGGATCGCAAAAGGATCAGGTCTCTCGCGGACGCATCTTGAGTTGAAGGGCTTTTTCTGCACTCTCCCGACTGGGAACACCCACGAAAGTCAGGCGGCCGTCGATGATCGTCGCCGGTACGGCACGGACGGAATGACGGTTCGCAAGATCTTGACCGTCCTGAGTGGTGATGTCGACTTCCCGATAGGAAAAGCTGTACTTCACGCGCAGCTGTTTCCACAGGCTTTTCGCCGACGGGCATGCGCCGCAACTGGGAGACACAAGCAAGGTAATATTCGGCATGATGAAGGCTCCGGACTGTGATTCAATCGGATCTTAACACCGGCTTTTCAGCCGGTGCAAGAAGGCCATCGACAGGTGCCGGAGCCGCACCGGCGTCAGATCACCCTGCTTTAGATCTTGGCTTCAGATCTTGCCGACCAGATCCAGGCTGGGGCGCAGCGTGCGATCTCCGGGCTTCCAACCGGAAGGACACACTTCCGATCCGTTTTCACGCACGAACGCAGAGGCCTGCAGCTTTCGGAGCAGTTCGCCCATGTCACGGCCGACGTTGTTGGCGTGCACTTCGTAGGCACAGAGGCGTCCGTCCGGATCGAAGATGAAGCTTCCGCGCAACGCCACGCCTTCGCGATGGATATACACACCGAGCGACTGAGCCAAGCGCCCGCCCATGTCCGCAAGGAGAGGAAAGGGGATGTTCTTAATGGCCTGCGACGTATCGTGCCAGGCCTTGTGCACGTAGACAGAATCCGTGCTGACGCCGATGATCTGAGCTCCGAGTTTCTTGAATTCAGCGTGACGCTTGCCCAGATCTTCCAATTCCGTCGGGCAGATGAACGTAAAATCGCCTGGATAAAATACCAATACCAGCCACTGCCCGCGATAGCTGTCCAATGAAACCGACCGGATCTCCCGATCGTGATACACCTGGTACGTGCCTTCAGGAACCGCCTGCCCGATCGATGCCATAACCGTTCTCCTCCTTGGCTGTGTGATCGTGAACGCTGCGACTTTCACTAACAGGCTGTCGACAAAGTCCTCCTCACGCCGTGCGCCTCGCTGCGGCCTTGAGGCAAACCGACGCGTCTTGGCGCGGCGGAGCGGGTGGGTGAGAAAAGACGCCTTTCTGAACAGCCTGCAGGGCGTCCTACTGACGCCCGTGACCTCAGACAGGACTCCATTTCCGAGGTCATCACGTAGTTTGTCAACACACTGCTAATTCCAATTGGTCACTCGTGATGAACTGCGATCTTCGTTCTGGCCCAGCAGCGCCGTGACCTGGCCGATTGCCGCCTGTTCGGCCTCTTCCCGATTGTCGTACGTGCCGGTCAGAATCGATTCGGTGTCGCGATGTTCGTGAAGGCCGCACTCCACCGTTCCTTTGACGCTCCACCGGTTATCCTGTTTTCGCACGAACGCGAGACGCACCGCGCACCCGGCTATGTGGATCTCTTTGACATCGTCTCGACTGTCCGTGTTGGGGTCCTGATCACCCATGTGTCATCACATCAGCGTGGATCGGGTGGATGACTGGGCTTCCTGCCCGGAGGACTCTCCAGCTTATGCGGAGCGTTGCCTTTATCGCCGTCCCGCTCGTCAGGATTCACGGCCATTCCAGGATCGACGACCGGCGGCGTGACCACGGCGTCCGGATTGGGAATTACGTCGGGCTGCTTCACCATGCCGGGATCCCGGGGATCCGGTGGAATATCTTGGCGAGGCGCCGTGGTGCCGGGCGGCGCCGTACCTGGATCGCGCGGGGCCGGCTGCGCGTCCTGGTCCGCCATCGCGCCGGATGCCATCAGCAAAACCGCCGAGCTCATGAAGACCGCGAGATGTCGTTTCATAGACTTACGTTAACATGCACCCTTCCGATTGCGCCACTGCAAATATGCCGAACACGGTTGCAGCAAGAAACCTTCTCTACCGCTTGCCGTCATATCCACGTTCTTGCCAGCGCTCCAGCAGTTGGATGCGGCGCCTCAATTGTTCGGCGGTGGCCTGATCGACGCGGCTGCCCGTTCGCCCGATCAGCTCCGCGTTCAACCGCCGGTGATCGATCCCGCTTTTGCGCGCGACGGAGGCCACAAGAAGGCGGTGCAGATCCCGCAAGTCCCGCTTTTCCTCGTGGAGCGAGACCGCGTGTTCCTGCTTGAGAGGCGATCGTTCCCCTTCTCCCCCGCCCTCATCTTCGCCGATCAGGGCATCGAGCTTGGCCACCGCGTTGAGCGGCACGTATTCCTTCTTTGAGACCACCACCCTGCCGAAGAGGTCTCGCGGCACCGCGGGCATGACATCTTCCAAGACATGGTCGCGCTCGGCCTTGATCTGTCTGGCGTAGTGCACGAGCACCGGATCTTTCGGCAGATACAACCAGGCGCGTTGCGGTTTCGGCACGGAATCCTGCATGCGGACGAACCGTCCGACGACCTGGCGAAAATACATTTCAGTCAGCACGTTCGTTCCATAGACGCCGACACGCAGGCGCGGGATGTCCACACCCTCGCTGACCATGTTGACCGCCACCAGCCACTGCTGTTTCTGATGCCCGGAAAACTGTTCGATCGTACGCGACGCCGACGGATCATCCGATACGGCGACGACCGCCTTCGTGCCCGTCACTTTCCCGACCAGATCGGCCACCCACTTCGCATGCTCTTGATCCATGCTGACGATGAGCCCGCCCGCGTCGGCTTGTTCGTCTTTTCTGAGCCGGCTCAACTGCGCATGCGCTTCCGTGATGACGGGTCCCAGCCAGCTTTCCTGCAGCAGCGCGGTCTTGAGCCGTTCCCGCTGAAGATCGAACTTCAATCCATCCTCGAAGGTCGCCGTATGCTCGCGTCCGTCCGACAGCCAGGTCAGCTCGCCTTCGTAACTGGGGAAAACAATCGGACGGCACACGCTGTCGCGGATGGCGTCCGTATACCCGTACGCAAAATCGGCCCGGCTCTCGCCGTGTTCATAGCGGATGAACGGAATGGGATTGTTGTCCGAGCGGAACGGCGTACCCGAGAGCACCAGCCGGAACACCGCCGGTTCGAATGCACGGCGGAGCGCCTTGCCCCAGTTCTTGCCGTCGCCGGCATGGTGCAATTCGTCGAGAATCACCAGCGTCTTTTTGCTCCGGCAACTGCGCTCGAAGACGGCCGGCGCCAGACAAACCTGTTGGTACGTGACGACGGCGCCGTGATAATCCGGTGCCTCGATGGTTTGTTCGTTGGTCAGAGCCGGATCGACATGGAGGCCGAAGCGCGCCGCCGCCTCGGACCATTGGGTCCGCAGATGATTCGTCGGACAGATGACCAGGACGCGGGCCGCCGCGCCCTTCATCAGAAAATCATGCGCGACGCGCAACGCGAACCGCGTCTTGCCGGCCGCCGGCGTGGCCATCGCCAGGAAGTCGGATGCGCCATGGCCGAGTACGGCGTTCCAGGCGCGCTGCTGCCAGTCGCGCAACGCGGACGTCCAGACCGGTAATGGCCGCGCAGCCTGCGCGCGGCCCGTACGACGGGGTTCTTGTGTATTGCCCGGCGCCAACGCTGACCTCGTGTCACACAGTGGATTGTCGAATCTGAGCTCGGCGGATGGATGGCCTAGCAGGCTGTTGAGAAAGTCCGCCAGCGGCGTTCTCGCATCGCTCAGAGACTCAACGTACGGGACAGAGTACGCTTCGCCTCTTCACTCGCTGCGGCCTTGCTGGACGGCCTTTCTGAACAGCCTGCAGGGCATGCTAATGCCGCCCGTGACCTCAGACATGACTCCATTTCCGAGGTCATCACGTAGTTGATCAACACACTGCTAGTCGAGCCAGTCCTTTTCTTTGAGCTTTCTCGGCAGGTACTTCTTCGTCAGATACTGGAAGTCCTTGTTGGCCAGGGCGTCGAGCTCGTACTTGAGCCCGCTGGCGAGCATGCGTTTGATTTCCGCCTGCCAGGCGGGCTTCTGAAACCACTGGTAGTTCATCAATTCCTTCGCGCGGGCGATATCTTTTTCGTTGAGCTTGATCCCGACATTTCTTGGCAATTCATAGCGTTCCGGATCGGCGCTCGACAATCCCATGAACTTGGCTTTGGGGATCGCCATACGCTGGCTTTCGAAGGCCAGGTTGATTGAGCCCTGTTTGACGACCGAATAGATGTAGTAGCCCCATGGATCGTTGTCCACCAACACATAAACGGGAAGTTTGTGCTCCTCGTGCAGGCGCCTGGCGAGTCGCCTGACTCCTCTCGGCGGTTGGCCGTTGCCGGTCAGCAGCACGCAATTATAGCGCCGCCAGAACTTGTCTTCCGACAGCCGGTTCCATTGGGTGCCTTTCTCGACCAGCAGCAGAAAATCGGCCGTGCACCGGCGGATCTCCAGGTACTCGGGTTCGACAATCGAAGGAACGGAGTAGCCGCCCTTTCCCAACTTCGAACAGTCCACCCGATCGCCGTCGTCACCGAAGACCACCGGACCGAC
This window harbors:
- a CDS encoding peroxiredoxin, with amino-acid sequence MASIGQAVPEGTYQVYHDREIRSVSLDSYRGQWLVLVFYPGDFTFICPTELEDLGKRHAEFKKLGAQIIGVSTDSVYVHKAWHDTSQAIKNIPFPLLADMGGRLAQSLGVYIHREGVALRGSFIFDPDGRLCAYEVHANNVGRDMGELLRKLQASAFVRENGSEVCPSGWKPGDRTLRPSLDLVGKI
- a CDS encoding DNA topoisomerase IV subunit A — translated: MATTKEKKTTAVEKKLIGLADVVITAADRSKDPTFSIPIRALSNVSFNERRGLIEMGGKKQARSFFNVGMAKKFMQTVLVADALSELQRADLTTSLREIYYRTKHTIKDSHENTFDTQDESDPVIEDLEVSLAALREELHVRAENSGSIVGPVVFGDDGDRVDCSKLGKGGYSVPSIVEPEYLEIRRCTADFLLLVEKGTQWNRLSEDKFWRRYNCVLLTGNGQPPRGVRRLARRLHEEHKLPVYVLVDNDPWGYYIYSVVKQGSINLAFESQRMAIPKAKFMGLSSADPERYELPRNVGIKLNEKDIARAKELMNYQWFQKPAWQAEIKRMLASGLKYELDALANKDFQYLTKKYLPRKLKEKDWLD
- a CDS encoding DEAD/DEAH box helicase, which encodes MAPGNTQEPRRTGRAQAARPLPVWTSALRDWQQRAWNAVLGHGASDFLAMATPAAGKTRFALRVAHDFLMKGAAARVLVICPTNHLRTQWSEAAARFGLHVDPALTNEQTIEAPDYHGAVVTYQQVCLAPAVFERSCRSKKTLVILDELHHAGDGKNWGKALRRAFEPAVFRLVLSGTPFRSDNNPIPFIRYEHGESRADFAYGYTDAIRDSVCRPIVFPSYEGELTWLSDGREHTATFEDGLKFDLQRERLKTALLQESWLGPVITEAHAQLSRLRKDEQADAGGLIVSMDQEHAKWVADLVGKVTGTKAVVAVSDDPSASRTIEQFSGHQKQQWLVAVNMVSEGVDIPRLRVGVYGTNVLTEMYFRQVVGRFVRMQDSVPKPQRAWLYLPKDPVLVHYARQIKAERDHVLEDVMPAVPRDLFGRVVVSKKEYVPLNAVAKLDALIGEDEGGGEGERSPLKQEHAVSLHEEKRDLRDLHRLLVASVARKSGIDHRRLNAELIGRTGSRVDQATAEQLRRRIQLLERWQERGYDGKR
- a CDS encoding thioredoxin family protein translates to MPNITLLVSPSCGACPSAKSLWKQLRVKYSFSYREVDITTQDGQDLANRHSVRAVPATIIDGRLTFVGVPSRESAEKALQLKMRPRET